The following are encoded together in the Chaetodon trifascialis isolate fChaTrf1 chromosome 3, fChaTrf1.hap1, whole genome shotgun sequence genome:
- the aggf1 gene encoding angiogenic factor with G patch and FHA domains 1 isoform X4: MENEDGEKGTDTEEAELRLKVESLKQELQECRAELAKLQKQLNQSERVRRSTESYNEDLRKQVDQLSAEIHERKKKEKARVDSETQTEEYVWTETDYYNYYYGDYSQNTEAADAQEGLNAAVVDAANGSKAAEGPTPNEAAAHDVSAQPVTSASAAATTEEGDGGTIADMLRATAEEAMTQTGFVFDETTGMYYDHSTGFYYDSASQLYYDANTGIYYYYDADSGRYQFHSRIEVPAAQTAAEPNQDKNTGEKKGRKFKKGSKKTSNQDDKELIFDEGKLEEEEVEWVETQTTKRTTDSRKLKRRCRSPDVAPHRKDSSKHQKESERKRKKQKNGSHCDDKGRSEKKKKKSKSKKRKKKKSPTRSDDSEENSEPEEGEITESDREEWDSTPSYSSSSSSPSSESAESEMETQSQEVKDIWPPCVRVTVVRSPVLQVGTLFIITADSPATIGREKDMDHAIRIPEMGVSKFHAEVYFDQDQQSYVLVDQGSQNGTVINGNRILQPKTKCEPHALMHGDEVKMGETVLSFHIHSGTDTCDGCEPGQVMAHLSKHRREETTGPGPALTKEDKEAQRQKELKQMKAKYGLQSSEYEEAKALKNPKYKDRAESRRQTVGSEGVFQRDDAPASVHQEISEVNKGRKMLEKMGWKKGDGLGKEGTGMKAPIELKIRKSQVGLGAGGAMSLDSVSMTRSKSQKNWEKARERFADSCQHDELSPKTQKNTSPKSWVKAEEAETTDTQPSA, translated from the exons ATGGAGAACGAAGATGGAGAAAAGGGCACGGACACAGAAGAGGCTGAGCTCCGTCTGAAAGTGGAGTCGTTGAAGCAGGAACTGCAGGAGTGCAGAGCCGAGCTGGCAAAGTTACAGAAACAATTGAACCAGTCCGAAAGAGTGCGGAGGAGCACAGAGAGCTACAACGAGGACCTGAGGAAACAG GTTGACCAGCTGAGCGCAGAGATTCATGAAcggaagaaaaaggaaaaagccaGAGTCGACAGTGAAACTCAGACAGAAGAATATGTGTGGACAGAAACTG ATTATTACAACTACTACTATGGAGACTACAGTCAgaacacagaagctgcagaCGCTCAGGAAGGCCTGAACGCAGCAGTAGTGGATGCAGCCAATGGCAGCAAGGCAGCAGAGGGTCCAACACCAAATGAAGCAGCAGCCCACGATGTGTCTGCTCAGCCTGTCACCAGTGCCAGTGCTGCAGCCACAACAGAG GAAGGTGATGGAGGAACTATAGCTGATATGTTGAGGGCCACTGCTGAAGAGGCTATGACTCAGACCGGGTTTGTCTTTGATGAGACCACTGGGATGTACTATGACCACAGCACAGGCTTCTACTACGACTCG GCCAGTCAGTTGTACTATGATGCCAACACAGGCATTTACTACTACTATGATGCAGACAGTGGACGATACCAGTTTCATTCCAGGATTGAGGTGCCTGCtgcacaaactgctgcagagccTAACCAAGACAAGAACACTGGTGAAAAGAAGGGCAGAAAGTTTAAGAAAGGGTCCAAGAAAACCTCAAATCAGGATGATAAG GAACTCATATTTGATGAGGGAAAgttggaagaagaagaagttgaaTGGGTGGAAACGCAAACAACTAAGAGGACCACAGACTCACGAAAACTGAAGCGAAGGTGTCGCAGTCCAGATGTGGCTCCACATAGAAAAGACTCTTCAAAGCACCAGaaggaaagtgagagaaagaggaagaagcagaaaaacgGCTCACACTGTGATGACAAGGGTAgatcagagaagaaaaagaagaagtccaagtcaaaaaagagaaagaagaaaaagagccCGACTCGGAGCGATGACTCGGAGGAGAACAGCGAACCGGAAGAGGGTGAGATCACAGAGTCAGACAGGGAGGAGTGGGACTCCACACCCTCGTACTCTTCATCGTCCAGCTCCCCCTCCAGTGAAAGCGCAGAGTCAGAAATGGAGACTCAGAGTCAGGAag TCAAGGACATTTGGCCGCCCTGTGTCAGAGTGACAGTGGTCAGATCTCCAGTGCTGCAGGTCGGCactctcttcatcatcacagccGACTCTCCAGCCACCATCGGCAG agagaaagacatgGACCATGCAATCCGAATACCAGAGATGGGAGTCAGCAAG TTCCACGCAGAGGTGTACTTTGACCAGGATCAGCAGAGCTACGTGCTGGTGGACCAGGGAAGCCAGAACGGAACAGTCATCAATGGCAACAGGATCTTACAG CCCAAAACAAAGTGTGAGCCGCATGCACTGATGCACGGTGATGAGGTGAAGATGGGAGAGACCGTGCTGTCCTTCCACATCCACTCGGGGACTGATACCTGTGATGGTTGTGAGCCTGGTCAGGTGATGGCTCACCTCAGCAAGCACAGGAGGGAAGAGACGACAG GCCCAGGCCCTGCTCTCACCAAAGAGGATAAAGAagcacagagacaaaaggaGCTGAAGCAGATGAAGGCCAAATACGGTCTGCAG AGCAGTGAGTATGAGGAGGCCAAAGCCCTGAAGAACCCCAAATACAAGGACAGAGCAGAGTCTCGACGGCAGACGGTTGGCAGTGAGGGTGTTTTCCAACGAGATGATGCACCCGCCTCTGTTCATCA GGAGATCAGTGAAGTGAATAAAGGACGGAAAATGCTGGAAAAGATGGGCTGGAAGAAAGGAGATGGACTGGGCAAAGAGGGAACTGGAATGAAAGCCCCA ATTGAACTAAAAATCAGAAAGTCCCAGGTGGGTTTGGGGGCCGGTGGTGCCATGTCTCTGGACAGCGTCTCTATGACCAGATCAAAGTCCCAGAAGAACTGGGAGAAAGCACGCGAGAGATTCGCTGATTCATGCCAGCATGACGAGCTGTCACCAAAAACCCAGAAGAACACGTCACCCAAATCCTGGGTGAAAGCAGAAGAGGCCGAGACGACAGACACACAA CCTTCAGCATGA
- the aggf1 gene encoding angiogenic factor with G patch and FHA domains 1 isoform X2: MLTSAGELMENEDGEKGTDTEEAELRLKVESLKQELQECRAELAKLQKQLNQSERVRRSTESYNEDLRKQVDQLSAEIHERKKKEKARVDSETQTEEYVWTETDYYNYYYGDYSQNTEAADAQEGLNAAVVDAANGSKAAEGPTPNEAAAHDVSAQPVTSASAAATTEEGDGGTIADMLRATAEEAMTQTGFVFDETTGMYYDHSTGFYYDSASQLYYDANTGIYYYYDADSGRYQFHSRIEVPAAQTAAEPNQDKNTGEKKGRKFKKGSKKTSNQDDKELIFDEGKLEEEEVEWVETQTTKRTTDSRKLKRRCRSPDVAPHRKDSSKHQKESERKRKKQKNGSHCDDKGRSEKKKKKSKSKKRKKKKSPTRSDDSEENSEPEEGEITESDREEWDSTPSYSSSSSSPSSESAESEMETQSQEVKDIWPPCVRVTVVRSPVLQVGTLFIITADSPATIGREKDMDHAIRIPEMGVSKFHAEVYFDQDQQSYVLVDQGSQNGTVINGNRILQPKTKCEPHALMHGDEVKMGETVLSFHIHSGTDTCDGCEPGQVMAHLSKHRREETTGPGPALTKEDKEAQRQKELKQMKAKYGLQSSEYEEAKALKNPKYKDRAESRRQTVGSEGVFQRDDAPASVHQEISEVNKGRKMLEKMGWKKGDGLGKEGTGMKAPIELKIRKSQVGLGAGGAMSLDSVSMTRSKSQKNWEKARERFADSCQHDELSPKTQKNTSPKSWVKAEEAETTDTQPSA; this comes from the exons ATGTTAACATCTGCAGGTGAACTAATGGAGAACGAAGATGGAGAAAAGGGCACGGACACAGAAGAGGCTGAGCTCCGTCTGAAAGTGGAGTCGTTGAAGCAGGAACTGCAGGAGTGCAGAGCCGAGCTGGCAAAGTTACAGAAACAATTGAACCAGTCCGAAAGAGTGCGGAGGAGCACAGAGAGCTACAACGAGGACCTGAGGAAACAG GTTGACCAGCTGAGCGCAGAGATTCATGAAcggaagaaaaaggaaaaagccaGAGTCGACAGTGAAACTCAGACAGAAGAATATGTGTGGACAGAAACTG ATTATTACAACTACTACTATGGAGACTACAGTCAgaacacagaagctgcagaCGCTCAGGAAGGCCTGAACGCAGCAGTAGTGGATGCAGCCAATGGCAGCAAGGCAGCAGAGGGTCCAACACCAAATGAAGCAGCAGCCCACGATGTGTCTGCTCAGCCTGTCACCAGTGCCAGTGCTGCAGCCACAACAGAG GAAGGTGATGGAGGAACTATAGCTGATATGTTGAGGGCCACTGCTGAAGAGGCTATGACTCAGACCGGGTTTGTCTTTGATGAGACCACTGGGATGTACTATGACCACAGCACAGGCTTCTACTACGACTCG GCCAGTCAGTTGTACTATGATGCCAACACAGGCATTTACTACTACTATGATGCAGACAGTGGACGATACCAGTTTCATTCCAGGATTGAGGTGCCTGCtgcacaaactgctgcagagccTAACCAAGACAAGAACACTGGTGAAAAGAAGGGCAGAAAGTTTAAGAAAGGGTCCAAGAAAACCTCAAATCAGGATGATAAG GAACTCATATTTGATGAGGGAAAgttggaagaagaagaagttgaaTGGGTGGAAACGCAAACAACTAAGAGGACCACAGACTCACGAAAACTGAAGCGAAGGTGTCGCAGTCCAGATGTGGCTCCACATAGAAAAGACTCTTCAAAGCACCAGaaggaaagtgagagaaagaggaagaagcagaaaaacgGCTCACACTGTGATGACAAGGGTAgatcagagaagaaaaagaagaagtccaagtcaaaaaagagaaagaagaaaaagagccCGACTCGGAGCGATGACTCGGAGGAGAACAGCGAACCGGAAGAGGGTGAGATCACAGAGTCAGACAGGGAGGAGTGGGACTCCACACCCTCGTACTCTTCATCGTCCAGCTCCCCCTCCAGTGAAAGCGCAGAGTCAGAAATGGAGACTCAGAGTCAGGAag TCAAGGACATTTGGCCGCCCTGTGTCAGAGTGACAGTGGTCAGATCTCCAGTGCTGCAGGTCGGCactctcttcatcatcacagccGACTCTCCAGCCACCATCGGCAG agagaaagacatgGACCATGCAATCCGAATACCAGAGATGGGAGTCAGCAAG TTCCACGCAGAGGTGTACTTTGACCAGGATCAGCAGAGCTACGTGCTGGTGGACCAGGGAAGCCAGAACGGAACAGTCATCAATGGCAACAGGATCTTACAG CCCAAAACAAAGTGTGAGCCGCATGCACTGATGCACGGTGATGAGGTGAAGATGGGAGAGACCGTGCTGTCCTTCCACATCCACTCGGGGACTGATACCTGTGATGGTTGTGAGCCTGGTCAGGTGATGGCTCACCTCAGCAAGCACAGGAGGGAAGAGACGACAG GCCCAGGCCCTGCTCTCACCAAAGAGGATAAAGAagcacagagacaaaaggaGCTGAAGCAGATGAAGGCCAAATACGGTCTGCAG AGCAGTGAGTATGAGGAGGCCAAAGCCCTGAAGAACCCCAAATACAAGGACAGAGCAGAGTCTCGACGGCAGACGGTTGGCAGTGAGGGTGTTTTCCAACGAGATGATGCACCCGCCTCTGTTCATCA GGAGATCAGTGAAGTGAATAAAGGACGGAAAATGCTGGAAAAGATGGGCTGGAAGAAAGGAGATGGACTGGGCAAAGAGGGAACTGGAATGAAAGCCCCA ATTGAACTAAAAATCAGAAAGTCCCAGGTGGGTTTGGGGGCCGGTGGTGCCATGTCTCTGGACAGCGTCTCTATGACCAGATCAAAGTCCCAGAAGAACTGGGAGAAAGCACGCGAGAGATTCGCTGATTCATGCCAGCATGACGAGCTGTCACCAAAAACCCAGAAGAACACGTCACCCAAATCCTGGGTGAAAGCAGAAGAGGCCGAGACGACAGACACACAA CCTTCAGCATGA
- the aggf1 gene encoding angiogenic factor with G patch and FHA domains 1 isoform X3, with product MENEDGEKGTDTEEAELRLKVESLKQELQECRAELAKLQKQLNQSERVRRSTESYNEDLRKQVDQLSAEIHERKKKEKARVDSETQTEEYVWTETDYYNYYYGDYSQNTEAADAQEGLNAAVVDAANGSKAAEGPTPNEAAAHDVSAQPVTSASAAATTEEGDGGTIADMLRATAEEAMTQTGFVFDETTGMYYDHSTGFYYDSASQLYYDANTGIYYYYDADSGRYQFHSRIEVPAAQTAAEPNQDKNTGEKKGRKFKKGSKKTSNQDDKELIFDEGKLEEEEVEWVETQTTKRTTDSRKLKRRCRSPDVAPHRKDSSKHQKESERKRKKQKNGSHCDDKGRSEKKKKKSKSKKRKKKKSPTRSDDSEENSEPEEGEITESDREEWDSTPSYSSSSSSPSSESAESEMETQSQEVKDIWPPCVRVTVVRSPVLQVGTLFIITADSPATIGREKDMDHAIRIPEMGVSKFHAEVYFDQDQQSYVLVDQGSQNGTVINGNRILQPKTKCEPHALMHGDEVKMGETVLSFHIHSGTDTCDGCEPGQVMAHLSKHRREETTGPGPALTKEDKEAQRQKELKQMKAKYGLQSSEYEEAKALKNPKYKDRAESRRQTVGSEGVFQRDDAPASVHQEISEVNKGRKMLEKMGWKKGDGLGKEGTGMKAPIELKIRKSQVGLGAGGAMSLDSVSMTRSKSQKNWEKARERFADSCQHDELSPKTQKNTSPKSWVKAEEAETTDTQVGCDRDGQS from the exons ATGGAGAACGAAGATGGAGAAAAGGGCACGGACACAGAAGAGGCTGAGCTCCGTCTGAAAGTGGAGTCGTTGAAGCAGGAACTGCAGGAGTGCAGAGCCGAGCTGGCAAAGTTACAGAAACAATTGAACCAGTCCGAAAGAGTGCGGAGGAGCACAGAGAGCTACAACGAGGACCTGAGGAAACAG GTTGACCAGCTGAGCGCAGAGATTCATGAAcggaagaaaaaggaaaaagccaGAGTCGACAGTGAAACTCAGACAGAAGAATATGTGTGGACAGAAACTG ATTATTACAACTACTACTATGGAGACTACAGTCAgaacacagaagctgcagaCGCTCAGGAAGGCCTGAACGCAGCAGTAGTGGATGCAGCCAATGGCAGCAAGGCAGCAGAGGGTCCAACACCAAATGAAGCAGCAGCCCACGATGTGTCTGCTCAGCCTGTCACCAGTGCCAGTGCTGCAGCCACAACAGAG GAAGGTGATGGAGGAACTATAGCTGATATGTTGAGGGCCACTGCTGAAGAGGCTATGACTCAGACCGGGTTTGTCTTTGATGAGACCACTGGGATGTACTATGACCACAGCACAGGCTTCTACTACGACTCG GCCAGTCAGTTGTACTATGATGCCAACACAGGCATTTACTACTACTATGATGCAGACAGTGGACGATACCAGTTTCATTCCAGGATTGAGGTGCCTGCtgcacaaactgctgcagagccTAACCAAGACAAGAACACTGGTGAAAAGAAGGGCAGAAAGTTTAAGAAAGGGTCCAAGAAAACCTCAAATCAGGATGATAAG GAACTCATATTTGATGAGGGAAAgttggaagaagaagaagttgaaTGGGTGGAAACGCAAACAACTAAGAGGACCACAGACTCACGAAAACTGAAGCGAAGGTGTCGCAGTCCAGATGTGGCTCCACATAGAAAAGACTCTTCAAAGCACCAGaaggaaagtgagagaaagaggaagaagcagaaaaacgGCTCACACTGTGATGACAAGGGTAgatcagagaagaaaaagaagaagtccaagtcaaaaaagagaaagaagaaaaagagccCGACTCGGAGCGATGACTCGGAGGAGAACAGCGAACCGGAAGAGGGTGAGATCACAGAGTCAGACAGGGAGGAGTGGGACTCCACACCCTCGTACTCTTCATCGTCCAGCTCCCCCTCCAGTGAAAGCGCAGAGTCAGAAATGGAGACTCAGAGTCAGGAag TCAAGGACATTTGGCCGCCCTGTGTCAGAGTGACAGTGGTCAGATCTCCAGTGCTGCAGGTCGGCactctcttcatcatcacagccGACTCTCCAGCCACCATCGGCAG agagaaagacatgGACCATGCAATCCGAATACCAGAGATGGGAGTCAGCAAG TTCCACGCAGAGGTGTACTTTGACCAGGATCAGCAGAGCTACGTGCTGGTGGACCAGGGAAGCCAGAACGGAACAGTCATCAATGGCAACAGGATCTTACAG CCCAAAACAAAGTGTGAGCCGCATGCACTGATGCACGGTGATGAGGTGAAGATGGGAGAGACCGTGCTGTCCTTCCACATCCACTCGGGGACTGATACCTGTGATGGTTGTGAGCCTGGTCAGGTGATGGCTCACCTCAGCAAGCACAGGAGGGAAGAGACGACAG GCCCAGGCCCTGCTCTCACCAAAGAGGATAAAGAagcacagagacaaaaggaGCTGAAGCAGATGAAGGCCAAATACGGTCTGCAG AGCAGTGAGTATGAGGAGGCCAAAGCCCTGAAGAACCCCAAATACAAGGACAGAGCAGAGTCTCGACGGCAGACGGTTGGCAGTGAGGGTGTTTTCCAACGAGATGATGCACCCGCCTCTGTTCATCA GGAGATCAGTGAAGTGAATAAAGGACGGAAAATGCTGGAAAAGATGGGCTGGAAGAAAGGAGATGGACTGGGCAAAGAGGGAACTGGAATGAAAGCCCCA ATTGAACTAAAAATCAGAAAGTCCCAGGTGGGTTTGGGGGCCGGTGGTGCCATGTCTCTGGACAGCGTCTCTATGACCAGATCAAAGTCCCAGAAGAACTGGGAGAAAGCACGCGAGAGATTCGCTGATTCATGCCAGCATGACGAGCTGTCACCAAAAACCCAGAAGAACACGTCACCCAAATCCTGGGTGAAAGCAGAAGAGGCCGAGACGACAGACACACAAGTGGGTTGCGATAGAGACGGACAAAGTTAG
- the aggf1 gene encoding angiogenic factor with G patch and FHA domains 1 isoform X1, whose translation MLTSAGELMENEDGEKGTDTEEAELRLKVESLKQELQECRAELAKLQKQLNQSERVRRSTESYNEDLRKQVDQLSAEIHERKKKEKARVDSETQTEEYVWTETDYYNYYYGDYSQNTEAADAQEGLNAAVVDAANGSKAAEGPTPNEAAAHDVSAQPVTSASAAATTEEGDGGTIADMLRATAEEAMTQTGFVFDETTGMYYDHSTGFYYDSASQLYYDANTGIYYYYDADSGRYQFHSRIEVPAAQTAAEPNQDKNTGEKKGRKFKKGSKKTSNQDDKELIFDEGKLEEEEVEWVETQTTKRTTDSRKLKRRCRSPDVAPHRKDSSKHQKESERKRKKQKNGSHCDDKGRSEKKKKKSKSKKRKKKKSPTRSDDSEENSEPEEGEITESDREEWDSTPSYSSSSSSPSSESAESEMETQSQEVKDIWPPCVRVTVVRSPVLQVGTLFIITADSPATIGREKDMDHAIRIPEMGVSKFHAEVYFDQDQQSYVLVDQGSQNGTVINGNRILQPKTKCEPHALMHGDEVKMGETVLSFHIHSGTDTCDGCEPGQVMAHLSKHRREETTGPGPALTKEDKEAQRQKELKQMKAKYGLQSSEYEEAKALKNPKYKDRAESRRQTVGSEGVFQRDDAPASVHQEISEVNKGRKMLEKMGWKKGDGLGKEGTGMKAPIELKIRKSQVGLGAGGAMSLDSVSMTRSKSQKNWEKARERFADSCQHDELSPKTQKNTSPKSWVKAEEAETTDTQVGCDRDGQS comes from the exons ATGTTAACATCTGCAGGTGAACTAATGGAGAACGAAGATGGAGAAAAGGGCACGGACACAGAAGAGGCTGAGCTCCGTCTGAAAGTGGAGTCGTTGAAGCAGGAACTGCAGGAGTGCAGAGCCGAGCTGGCAAAGTTACAGAAACAATTGAACCAGTCCGAAAGAGTGCGGAGGAGCACAGAGAGCTACAACGAGGACCTGAGGAAACAG GTTGACCAGCTGAGCGCAGAGATTCATGAAcggaagaaaaaggaaaaagccaGAGTCGACAGTGAAACTCAGACAGAAGAATATGTGTGGACAGAAACTG ATTATTACAACTACTACTATGGAGACTACAGTCAgaacacagaagctgcagaCGCTCAGGAAGGCCTGAACGCAGCAGTAGTGGATGCAGCCAATGGCAGCAAGGCAGCAGAGGGTCCAACACCAAATGAAGCAGCAGCCCACGATGTGTCTGCTCAGCCTGTCACCAGTGCCAGTGCTGCAGCCACAACAGAG GAAGGTGATGGAGGAACTATAGCTGATATGTTGAGGGCCACTGCTGAAGAGGCTATGACTCAGACCGGGTTTGTCTTTGATGAGACCACTGGGATGTACTATGACCACAGCACAGGCTTCTACTACGACTCG GCCAGTCAGTTGTACTATGATGCCAACACAGGCATTTACTACTACTATGATGCAGACAGTGGACGATACCAGTTTCATTCCAGGATTGAGGTGCCTGCtgcacaaactgctgcagagccTAACCAAGACAAGAACACTGGTGAAAAGAAGGGCAGAAAGTTTAAGAAAGGGTCCAAGAAAACCTCAAATCAGGATGATAAG GAACTCATATTTGATGAGGGAAAgttggaagaagaagaagttgaaTGGGTGGAAACGCAAACAACTAAGAGGACCACAGACTCACGAAAACTGAAGCGAAGGTGTCGCAGTCCAGATGTGGCTCCACATAGAAAAGACTCTTCAAAGCACCAGaaggaaagtgagagaaagaggaagaagcagaaaaacgGCTCACACTGTGATGACAAGGGTAgatcagagaagaaaaagaagaagtccaagtcaaaaaagagaaagaagaaaaagagccCGACTCGGAGCGATGACTCGGAGGAGAACAGCGAACCGGAAGAGGGTGAGATCACAGAGTCAGACAGGGAGGAGTGGGACTCCACACCCTCGTACTCTTCATCGTCCAGCTCCCCCTCCAGTGAAAGCGCAGAGTCAGAAATGGAGACTCAGAGTCAGGAag TCAAGGACATTTGGCCGCCCTGTGTCAGAGTGACAGTGGTCAGATCTCCAGTGCTGCAGGTCGGCactctcttcatcatcacagccGACTCTCCAGCCACCATCGGCAG agagaaagacatgGACCATGCAATCCGAATACCAGAGATGGGAGTCAGCAAG TTCCACGCAGAGGTGTACTTTGACCAGGATCAGCAGAGCTACGTGCTGGTGGACCAGGGAAGCCAGAACGGAACAGTCATCAATGGCAACAGGATCTTACAG CCCAAAACAAAGTGTGAGCCGCATGCACTGATGCACGGTGATGAGGTGAAGATGGGAGAGACCGTGCTGTCCTTCCACATCCACTCGGGGACTGATACCTGTGATGGTTGTGAGCCTGGTCAGGTGATGGCTCACCTCAGCAAGCACAGGAGGGAAGAGACGACAG GCCCAGGCCCTGCTCTCACCAAAGAGGATAAAGAagcacagagacaaaaggaGCTGAAGCAGATGAAGGCCAAATACGGTCTGCAG AGCAGTGAGTATGAGGAGGCCAAAGCCCTGAAGAACCCCAAATACAAGGACAGAGCAGAGTCTCGACGGCAGACGGTTGGCAGTGAGGGTGTTTTCCAACGAGATGATGCACCCGCCTCTGTTCATCA GGAGATCAGTGAAGTGAATAAAGGACGGAAAATGCTGGAAAAGATGGGCTGGAAGAAAGGAGATGGACTGGGCAAAGAGGGAACTGGAATGAAAGCCCCA ATTGAACTAAAAATCAGAAAGTCCCAGGTGGGTTTGGGGGCCGGTGGTGCCATGTCTCTGGACAGCGTCTCTATGACCAGATCAAAGTCCCAGAAGAACTGGGAGAAAGCACGCGAGAGATTCGCTGATTCATGCCAGCATGACGAGCTGTCACCAAAAACCCAGAAGAACACGTCACCCAAATCCTGGGTGAAAGCAGAAGAGGCCGAGACGACAGACACACAAGTGGGTTGCGATAGAGACGGACAAAGTTAG